In Persicimonas caeni, a single window of DNA contains:
- a CDS encoding serine/threonine-protein kinase, with product MFINRQLGEYILLRRLAVGGQSEVFLAMKEGPDHFSRPLVIKALPTKYRHDPVFVELFYREAFLSARFSHPNVITVHDARILRGEHCMIMDFIAGQTVADIAQRGYKNGSPPTIKQTVQIVADACDGLHYTHEFRDLDETRYSVVHRDVSPQNLMVTYQGVTKVFDFGIAKVQEKGEQHDTLAGGKYAYMSPEQCLDQPVDARSDVFSLGIILYELAAGRRLFRRGSKADVIAAVTEEPITPPSQFDPSFPEELEAIVMRSLARDPEARYQTAAQMRDDLLQFLSSRSNGRARHELGDYVAELFAAERADIAQTVRRASQGELQPKPLGNLPLEKLGRADVEFTAEELEVPMPEPEEDSALAAQLSSESDDQLAADGGQRTVTETAEVDRSLLQDAHKKNRRLVDEVTRLQRRQNLLIALICALALAAAGLTYYTQVQANKKSEPIEIGSQ from the coding sequence ATGTTCATCAATCGACAGCTAGGCGAGTATATTCTGCTGCGCCGGCTGGCCGTCGGCGGTCAGTCTGAGGTCTTTCTTGCGATGAAAGAGGGCCCGGATCACTTCTCGCGTCCGCTCGTCATCAAGGCGCTGCCGACGAAGTACCGCCACGACCCCGTCTTCGTCGAGCTCTTCTACCGCGAGGCGTTCCTGTCGGCGCGCTTTTCGCACCCCAACGTGATCACGGTCCACGACGCGCGCATTCTGCGCGGCGAGCACTGCATGATCATGGACTTCATCGCCGGTCAGACCGTCGCCGACATCGCCCAGCGAGGCTACAAAAACGGCAGCCCCCCGACGATCAAGCAGACCGTACAAATCGTCGCCGACGCGTGTGACGGCCTGCACTACACCCACGAGTTTCGCGACCTCGACGAGACTCGCTATTCGGTCGTCCACCGCGACGTCAGCCCTCAAAACCTGATGGTGACCTATCAAGGCGTCACCAAGGTCTTCGACTTTGGCATCGCCAAGGTCCAAGAGAAGGGCGAGCAGCACGACACGCTCGCCGGGGGCAAATATGCCTACATGAGCCCCGAGCAGTGCCTCGATCAGCCGGTCGACGCGCGCTCGGACGTCTTCAGCCTGGGCATCATCCTGTACGAATTGGCCGCCGGCCGCCGCCTGTTCCGGCGCGGCTCCAAAGCCGACGTCATCGCCGCGGTCACAGAAGAGCCGATCACGCCGCCGAGTCAGTTCGACCCGTCGTTCCCCGAAGAGCTCGAAGCCATCGTCATGCGCTCGCTGGCGCGTGACCCCGAAGCGCGCTACCAGACCGCCGCGCAGATGCGCGACGACCTCTTGCAATTCCTGTCGTCGCGCTCCAACGGTCGAGCACGCCACGAACTCGGGGATTACGTCGCCGAGCTCTTCGCCGCCGAACGCGCCGACATCGCCCAGACGGTGCGTCGCGCCTCGCAGGGCGAGCTCCAGCCGAAGCCGCTGGGCAATCTGCCCCTCGAGAAGCTCGGCCGCGCCGACGTCGAGTTCACCGCCGAGGAGCTCGAGGTACCGATGCCCGAGCCCGAAGAGGACAGCGCGCTCGCCGCGCAACTCTCCTCGGAGAGCGACGACCAACTGGCGGCCGACGGCGGCCAGCGCACGGTCACCGAGACCGCCGAGGTCGACCGCTCGCTTCTCCAAGACGCCCACAAAAAGAACCGTCGCCTCGTCGACGAAGTCACCCGACTGCAGCGCCGCCAAAACCTCCTCATCGCGCTCATCTGCGCGCTGGCGCTCGCCGCCGCCGGTCTGACCTACTACACCCAAGTTCAAGCCAACAAAAAAAGCGAGCCGATCGAAATCGGCTCGCAATAG
- a CDS encoding PfkB family carbohydrate kinase, protein MSLLVVGSVAFDTVETPFGKVEEALGGSALYFSTSASYFTDVNLVAVVGDDFPEDTTDFLASRGVNLDGLQRTSGETFRWKGKYGYDLNEAITLDTQLNVFGDFHPELPEDYRSASHVFLANIDPELQLEVLQQVEDPEFVALDTMNFWIEGKKDALLETLSHVDMVVINETEARQLADEANIVQAAHSILEMGPDFIAIKRGEYGALLFTERDTFFAPAYPLEAVFDPTGAGDTFAGGLLGYISQNGHLNPQHLRQAMVVGSCMASFCVEEFSLDGLRELDSQSIASRFSKFEKLVSFEPLESL, encoded by the coding sequence ATGAGTTTGCTGGTAGTAGGTTCGGTGGCTTTCGACACCGTCGAGACCCCGTTTGGAAAGGTTGAAGAGGCGCTGGGAGGATCTGCGCTCTATTTTTCGACCTCGGCGAGTTATTTTACCGACGTCAACCTGGTGGCGGTCGTCGGCGACGACTTTCCCGAGGACACCACCGACTTCCTCGCCTCGCGCGGGGTCAACCTCGACGGGTTGCAGCGCACCAGCGGGGAGACCTTCCGCTGGAAGGGCAAGTACGGCTACGACCTGAACGAAGCGATTACCCTCGACACTCAGCTCAACGTCTTCGGTGATTTCCACCCGGAGTTGCCCGAGGACTATCGCAGCGCCAGTCACGTCTTCTTGGCCAATATCGACCCGGAGCTGCAGCTCGAAGTGCTCCAACAGGTCGAAGATCCCGAGTTCGTCGCGCTCGACACGATGAACTTCTGGATCGAGGGCAAAAAGGACGCGCTCCTCGAGACGCTGTCGCACGTCGACATGGTCGTCATCAACGAGACCGAAGCGCGCCAGTTGGCCGACGAGGCCAATATCGTCCAGGCCGCGCACTCGATCCTCGAGATGGGCCCCGATTTCATCGCCATCAAACGCGGTGAGTACGGCGCGCTGCTCTTCACCGAGCGGGACACCTTTTTCGCGCCGGCGTACCCGCTCGAAGCGGTATTCGACCCGACGGGCGCCGGGGACACCTTCGCCGGCGGACTGCTCGGATATATCAGCCAGAACGGCCACCTCAACCCGCAGCACCTTCGCCAGGCGATGGTCGTGGGCAGCTGCATGGCCAGCTTCTGCGTCGAAGAGTTCAGCCTCGACGGGCTGCGCGAGCTCGACTCGCAGTCCATCGCCTCGCGTTTTTCGAAGTTCGAGAAGCTCGTCAGCTTCGAGCCACTTGAGTCGCTGTAG
- the alaS gene encoding alanine--tRNA ligase, whose protein sequence is MKPSDIRKSYLEYFEGQDHRVVESSPVVPQGDPTLLFTNAGMNQFKDVLLGNETRDYTRASSVQKCIRAGGKHNDLDEVGKDGRHLTFFEMLGNWSFGDYYKKEAIEWAWDYVLNVLELEEDRLYVTTYKDDDESYDIWVDEMGVPEERVLRLGDIEEGNEENFWSMGPTGPCGPCTEIHYDHHPEAGELVFDVGYDEDRIVEIWNLVFMEFNRDETGELNPLPMKSVDTGMGLDRVAMIKAGRDNVFQTELFTPIFEKTLALLGQEVPGQEVDDWDTFYAREDFTNFAVIADHVRTVLFAVCDGAKFSNEGRGYVLRRILRRAVRYGREIGFTEPFLHEVSKAVVEHYSDIYPELEAMGNEAGELMRLEEERFFRNIDRGIELFEQAAEKAQQADRDELTGEEVFQLHATYGFPPDLTEIMAEEKGLSIDWQGYEKLWSQHQETSRGKDVHADAAGVGDWVTIYDEQDSEFVGYDNTEVTTSITRFRPLEDDRYQILLTKTPFYAESGGQIGDRGVIKATDDSVVFRVVDTQKAPIGIVHTVEREKGTVDRDDTLKGEFVATVDETLRRQTMANHTATHLLHAALRDIVSDSIFQSGSLVAPDRLRFDFSHGEPLTDEQLRSIEDRVNRLIREGHDVTPHVDISRERAVDQMGAMAIFGEKYGDKVRVIEIPGESVELCGGTHVENTSDINLFRITGESGVAAGIRRIEAVTEQGAYESFRKDADTLDEVAKTLKTDAHDIIKRAKALLEERAELEKQVDRLSQKLAQTESSDLVSDAADIDGVKVIASTIGADTRDQMLAYADKLRQQLDQGVVLLASEIDGKAALLCVVTDSAFKERGLKAGPLINEAAKHVDGRGGGRPTLAQAGGTNVGGLQAAVDSFEEAVRNALG, encoded by the coding sequence ATGAAGCCATCCGATATTCGTAAGAGCTATCTCGAGTACTTCGAGGGCCAAGACCACCGCGTGGTCGAAAGCTCCCCCGTCGTACCCCAAGGTGACCCGACGCTGTTGTTCACCAACGCGGGCATGAACCAGTTCAAAGACGTGCTCCTCGGCAACGAGACGCGCGACTACACCCGCGCGTCGAGCGTGCAGAAGTGCATTCGCGCCGGTGGTAAGCACAACGACTTGGACGAGGTCGGCAAAGACGGACGTCACCTGACGTTTTTCGAGATGCTCGGCAACTGGTCGTTCGGCGACTATTACAAGAAGGAAGCCATCGAGTGGGCGTGGGACTACGTGCTCAACGTGCTCGAGCTCGAAGAGGACCGGCTGTACGTGACGACCTACAAGGACGACGACGAGTCGTACGATATCTGGGTCGACGAAATGGGCGTGCCCGAAGAGCGCGTGCTGCGCCTGGGCGACATCGAGGAAGGCAACGAGGAGAACTTCTGGTCGATGGGTCCGACCGGCCCGTGTGGTCCGTGTACCGAGATTCACTACGACCACCACCCGGAAGCCGGCGAGCTCGTCTTCGACGTGGGCTACGACGAAGACCGCATCGTCGAGATCTGGAACCTGGTCTTCATGGAGTTCAACCGCGACGAGACGGGCGAGCTCAACCCGCTGCCGATGAAGAGCGTCGACACGGGCATGGGGCTCGACCGCGTGGCCATGATCAAGGCCGGGCGCGACAACGTCTTCCAGACCGAGCTGTTCACCCCCATCTTCGAGAAGACGCTCGCCCTGCTCGGCCAAGAGGTTCCTGGGCAAGAGGTCGACGACTGGGACACCTTCTATGCGCGCGAGGACTTCACGAACTTCGCGGTCATCGCCGACCACGTGCGCACCGTGCTCTTTGCGGTGTGTGACGGCGCCAAGTTCTCCAACGAGGGGCGCGGCTACGTGCTTCGGCGCATCCTGCGTCGCGCGGTGCGTTACGGCCGCGAGATTGGCTTCACCGAGCCCTTCCTGCACGAAGTCTCCAAGGCCGTCGTCGAGCACTACTCGGATATCTATCCGGAGCTCGAGGCGATGGGCAACGAGGCCGGCGAGCTGATGCGCCTCGAAGAGGAGCGCTTCTTCCGCAACATCGACCGCGGCATCGAGCTGTTCGAGCAGGCCGCCGAGAAGGCCCAGCAGGCCGACCGCGACGAGCTGACCGGCGAAGAGGTCTTCCAACTGCACGCCACCTACGGCTTCCCGCCCGACTTGACCGAGATCATGGCTGAGGAGAAAGGCCTGTCGATCGACTGGCAGGGCTACGAGAAGCTGTGGTCGCAGCACCAGGAGACCTCGCGCGGCAAGGACGTCCACGCCGACGCCGCCGGTGTGGGCGACTGGGTGACCATCTACGACGAGCAGGACAGCGAGTTTGTCGGCTACGACAACACCGAGGTGACCACCTCGATCACGCGCTTCCGCCCGCTCGAGGACGACCGCTACCAGATTCTGCTGACGAAGACGCCCTTCTACGCCGAGTCCGGCGGCCAGATTGGCGACCGCGGCGTCATCAAGGCGACCGACGACAGCGTCGTGTTCCGCGTCGTCGACACGCAGAAGGCCCCGATTGGCATCGTGCACACCGTCGAGCGCGAAAAAGGCACCGTCGACCGCGACGACACCCTCAAAGGCGAGTTCGTGGCGACCGTCGACGAGACGCTTCGTCGCCAGACGATGGCGAACCACACCGCCACGCACCTTCTGCACGCCGCGCTTCGCGACATCGTCTCCGACTCGATCTTCCAGTCGGGCTCGCTCGTCGCGCCGGATCGTCTGCGCTTCGACTTCAGCCACGGCGAGCCGCTCACCGACGAGCAGCTTCGCTCCATCGAGGACCGCGTCAACCGCCTGATTCGCGAGGGCCACGACGTCACCCCGCACGTCGACATCTCGCGTGAGCGCGCCGTCGACCAGATGGGCGCGATGGCCATCTTCGGCGAGAAGTACGGCGACAAGGTGCGCGTCATCGAAATCCCGGGCGAGTCCGTCGAGCTTTGCGGCGGCACGCACGTCGAGAACACCAGCGACATCAACCTGTTCCGCATCACGGGCGAGTCGGGCGTCGCCGCCGGCATCCGCCGCATCGAGGCGGTCACCGAGCAGGGAGCGTACGAGAGCTTCCGCAAGGACGCCGACACCCTCGACGAGGTCGCTAAGACGCTCAAGACCGACGCGCACGACATCATCAAGCGCGCCAAAGCGCTCTTGGAGGAGCGCGCCGAGCTCGAAAAGCAGGTCGACCGCCTGTCGCAAAAGCTCGCCCAGACCGAGTCGAGCGACCTGGTCTCCGACGCCGCCGACATCGACGGCGTCAAGGTCATCGCCAGCACCATCGGCGCGGACACCCGCGACCAGATGCTCGCCTACGCCGACAAGCTGCGCCAGCAACTCGACCAGGGCGTCGTGCTGCTCGCCAGCGAGATCGACGGCAAGGCTGCGCTATTGTGCGTGGTGACCGATTCGGCGTTCAAAGAGCGCGGCCTCAAGGCCGGCCCGCTCATCAACGAAGCCGCTAAGCACGTCGACGGACGCGGCGGCGGGCGCCCCACCCTGGCCCAGGCCGGCGGTACGAACGTCGGCGGGCTGCAGGCCGCGGTCGACAGCTTCGAAGAAGCCGTGCGCAACGCTCTTGGCTAG
- a CDS encoding PH domain-containing protein: MSKSATTIRPMMRPFVLRPTGWAALPAAFVAAASFFFWAPLSMALGEWAFLVPAVCALIPLLVLVERIARYRKTEYVVRPDRLVVRTGSIFTKRAIELDLENVTLVEWHSPYLLRLFYGIGHVTAQEAGSATQNAKLAYVEEPEALYRRIAEYMRERGFSMQRAETVRQERPGPMGALLDLLGRIAAFIYAVGIFGATEGADLWTLFADDTGPSLLQLLEGNYEVFSDTAFAVEMLARMRVGVFVLGGLGLLGSGLYLTLTYIDLLRRKYTLHDDVIDYEDGFLTKTLRFIPLENLADTKLSRPIHKRLFGFGDLKVSSRGAGSEIVFESLPRGKDFAAALEGLLEKTERPAAGSDVGSLEYVVEHDSAPSESSLPARTFKPKAMRAVAKSLLGLAPLTFFVLVGPFIAVMAGDTIELGPFAIASFGALALAALVFIGGFGVFGVASALIKTMATDYSFDERRVSETFDFLSSRQTKFSVDKITSISVLRNPIDRVMDTMTVRLRSIGTAETIDLQHIDHDLELLSELRKALGLQVGKDARAATASLQPDYTMLGELKRHIGVFALVPALWGVAALVLALVDAPTAVQISPWVAGLSLGVPLALIAPYLLWRGVYYRRFHGSLHDGYVDVTGGVFFRFQHLSALRHVKAVHSVEYPLSNHGDLYLATGGGFSIGVAHLPELAARHRQIDARLGEHPPRGGAAAPTPDERPRQPVGYAPHVGTELLRHLRFVFTLFTLPVSGSWVWLVSTRTDYLIEGDRISTATGIVYRRRSSVRFDRIDHLETGRNFAHGPFGTADVEVYTVGSMACDLTLRAIAQHDVAMEHIRRRTETR, encoded by the coding sequence GTGAGTAAGTCGGCCACAACGATTCGCCCGATGATGCGGCCCTTCGTGCTGCGACCGACCGGCTGGGCCGCGCTGCCCGCGGCGTTCGTGGCCGCGGCGAGCTTCTTTTTCTGGGCGCCGCTGTCGATGGCGCTGGGCGAGTGGGCATTTTTGGTCCCGGCCGTCTGCGCGCTGATCCCCCTGCTCGTGCTCGTCGAGCGCATCGCCCGCTACCGCAAAACCGAGTACGTCGTCCGGCCCGACCGGCTGGTGGTGCGCACGGGCAGCATTTTTACGAAGCGCGCCATCGAGCTCGACCTCGAGAACGTGACGCTCGTCGAGTGGCATAGCCCGTACTTGCTGCGCCTGTTCTACGGAATCGGCCACGTCACCGCCCAGGAAGCGGGCAGCGCCACCCAAAACGCCAAGCTCGCCTACGTCGAGGAGCCCGAAGCGCTCTACCGGCGTATCGCCGAGTATATGCGCGAGCGCGGCTTCTCGATGCAACGCGCCGAGACGGTGCGCCAGGAGCGCCCCGGCCCGATGGGCGCGCTGCTCGACCTCCTGGGCCGCATCGCGGCGTTCATCTACGCCGTGGGCATCTTCGGGGCGACCGAAGGCGCCGACCTGTGGACTCTCTTCGCCGACGACACCGGCCCCAGCCTGCTGCAACTGCTCGAAGGGAATTACGAGGTCTTCTCGGACACCGCCTTCGCCGTCGAGATGCTCGCCCGGATGCGCGTGGGCGTCTTCGTGCTCGGCGGGCTCGGTTTGTTGGGCTCGGGGCTGTACCTGACGCTCACCTACATCGACCTTTTGCGCCGCAAATACACGCTGCACGACGACGTCATCGACTACGAAGACGGCTTTTTGACCAAGACGCTGCGCTTTATCCCGCTGGAGAACCTCGCCGACACGAAGCTGTCGCGCCCGATTCACAAGCGCCTGTTCGGCTTCGGCGACCTGAAGGTGAGCTCGCGCGGCGCCGGCAGCGAGATTGTGTTCGAGAGCCTGCCGCGCGGCAAAGACTTCGCCGCCGCGCTCGAGGGGCTGTTGGAGAAGACGGAGAGGCCCGCTGCGGGCTCCGATGTCGGCTCGCTCGAATATGTGGTGGAGCACGACTCGGCGCCGAGCGAGTCGAGCCTGCCTGCGCGCACCTTCAAGCCGAAGGCGATGCGCGCCGTGGCGAAATCCCTGCTCGGCCTGGCGCCGCTGACCTTCTTCGTGCTGGTCGGCCCGTTCATCGCGGTGATGGCCGGCGACACCATCGAATTGGGTCCCTTCGCCATCGCGAGCTTCGGCGCGCTCGCGCTCGCCGCGCTGGTCTTCATCGGCGGCTTCGGCGTGTTCGGCGTGGCCTCAGCGCTCATTAAGACGATGGCGACCGACTACAGCTTCGACGAGCGGCGCGTGAGCGAGACGTTCGACTTCTTGTCGAGCCGGCAGACCAAGTTCAGCGTCGACAAGATCACGTCCATCTCGGTGCTGCGAAACCCCATCGACCGCGTCATGGACACGATGACGGTGCGGCTGCGCTCCATCGGCACCGCCGAGACGATCGACCTGCAGCATATCGACCACGATTTAGAGTTGCTGAGCGAGCTTCGAAAGGCGCTGGGGCTGCAAGTCGGCAAAGATGCGCGCGCCGCGACGGCGAGCCTGCAACCCGACTACACGATGCTCGGCGAGCTCAAGCGGCATATCGGCGTCTTCGCGCTCGTCCCCGCGCTGTGGGGCGTAGCCGCGCTGGTCTTGGCGCTGGTCGATGCGCCGACCGCCGTCCAGATATCCCCGTGGGTCGCCGGGCTGAGCCTCGGAGTCCCGTTGGCGCTCATCGCGCCGTATCTGCTGTGGCGAGGCGTCTACTACCGGCGATTCCACGGGAGCCTACACGACGGCTACGTCGACGTGACCGGCGGGGTCTTCTTTCGGTTCCAGCACCTGTCTGCGTTGCGCCACGTCAAAGCCGTGCACAGCGTCGAGTATCCGTTGTCGAATCACGGAGACCTGTATCTGGCCACCGGCGGCGGCTTCTCGATTGGCGTCGCTCACCTGCCCGAGCTCGCCGCTCGTCACCGCCAGATCGACGCGCGCTTGGGCGAGCACCCGCCGCGCGGCGGAGCTGCGGCGCCGACCCCCGACGAGCGCCCGCGCCAACCAGTCGGCTACGCGCCGCACGTGGGCACCGAGTTGCTCCGTCACCTGCGATTCGTCTTCACGCTCTTTACCCTGCCCGTCTCCGGCTCCTGGGTGTGGCTCGTGAGTACCCGCACCGACTACCTCATCGAAGGCGACCGCATCTCGACGGCCACGGGCATCGTGTACCGCCGACGCTCCTCGGTGCGCTTCGACCGCATCGACCACCTCGAGACCGGCCGCAACTTCGCCCACGGCCCGTTCGGCACGGCCGACGTCGAGGTCTATACGGTGGGCAGCATGGCGTGCGACCTGACGCTGCGCGCCATCGCCCAGCACGACGTGGCCATGGAGCATATTCGGCGGCGCACCGAGACGCGGTGA
- a CDS encoding thrombospondin type 3 repeat-containing protein produces MTQRFIYLLAALAFALASACSPPPDGGEGGPACETDLDCPDQERCVASRCLLIAGGGGQDAEISDAPDISVGDAGDVVDTSGDADVVTAPDQDNDGVPNIGDNCPTAPNPDQKDTDRDGLGDACDNCPLVANAFQPDVDGDGVGDVCDICRRVANPDQRVSASGAPVACTETSDADGDGIPDLRDVCPMLADTLQVDRDGDGFGDLCDNCPLEANADQHDRNANGKGDACERGGTVDSDGDGWSNYIDPCPTIPQGGLLDADGDGIGNACDPCPARASRTPEECGAAEDIDNDGVDAARDNCPTVPNPLQLDLNADGIGDACQDHFWRRDTDGDTIPDLSDNCPLEPNTAQLDDDDDGVGNACSDEQETDRDRDGLVNTNDNCPWRQNRSQTDSDGDGVGDACDNCPLVANPDQALAEDSSLGLACVNDFDGDGVPAPSDNCPYVNNPEQRDHNADGLGDACQTPDGSDRDGDGIADRVDGCPEWPLSETASECEIDHDGDGVDDLHDNCPREANPDQADSDGDGLGDACDLCPGVGDPWNRDLDGDGLGDACESDRDGDQIPDSADNCPHRSNPFQTDLDGDGLGDLCDVCVLVADASSDVPGSACAADFDGDGVGDASDNCPQAPNPAQLDSDLDGVGDACDADTDGDGMPDTWDNCPLLPNADQLDSNGDGIGDACWTDTDNDTLPDGLDPCPAFFSYFGRACPET; encoded by the coding sequence ATGACGCAGCGCTTTATTTATCTGTTGGCCGCCCTCGCCTTTGCCCTGGCGAGCGCGTGCAGCCCGCCGCCTGACGGCGGTGAAGGCGGCCCTGCGTGCGAAACCGACCTCGACTGCCCAGACCAAGAGCGTTGTGTGGCCAGCCGTTGCTTGCTCATCGCAGGAGGCGGCGGTCAGGACGCCGAGATATCCGACGCGCCGGATATCTCGGTAGGTGACGCCGGAGACGTGGTCGACACCTCGGGTGACGCCGACGTCGTCACGGCCCCGGACCAAGACAATGACGGGGTGCCCAATATCGGCGACAACTGCCCCACGGCGCCCAACCCCGACCAAAAAGACACCGACCGCGACGGCCTGGGAGACGCATGTGACAACTGCCCGCTGGTCGCCAACGCCTTTCAGCCCGACGTCGACGGCGACGGGGTCGGTGACGTGTGTGACATTTGCCGGCGAGTTGCCAACCCCGACCAGCGCGTCAGCGCGTCGGGAGCGCCCGTCGCTTGCACGGAGACATCCGATGCCGACGGAGACGGGATCCCCGATTTGCGCGATGTCTGCCCGATGCTGGCCGACACGCTGCAGGTCGACCGCGACGGCGACGGCTTCGGCGACCTGTGTGACAACTGCCCGTTGGAGGCGAACGCCGACCAACACGACCGAAACGCCAACGGCAAAGGGGACGCGTGCGAGCGCGGCGGCACCGTCGACTCCGACGGCGACGGGTGGTCCAACTATATCGACCCGTGCCCCACCATCCCGCAAGGTGGCTTGCTCGATGCCGACGGCGACGGCATTGGCAACGCGTGCGATCCCTGTCCGGCGCGGGCATCGCGCACGCCAGAGGAGTGTGGCGCGGCCGAAGACATCGACAACGACGGTGTCGACGCGGCGCGAGACAACTGTCCCACCGTGCCCAACCCGCTGCAGCTCGACCTAAACGCTGATGGGATCGGCGATGCGTGCCAGGACCACTTCTGGCGTCGCGACACCGATGGAGACACCATCCCCGACTTGTCGGACAACTGCCCGCTGGAGCCGAACACCGCTCAACTCGACGACGATGACGACGGCGTGGGCAATGCCTGCAGCGATGAGCAGGAGACTGATCGCGATCGGGATGGGCTTGTAAACACGAACGACAACTGCCCGTGGCGCCAAAACCGCTCGCAGACAGACTCCGACGGCGATGGCGTCGGAGATGCGTGCGACAACTGCCCCCTCGTAGCTAACCCGGACCAGGCCCTCGCCGAGGATTCCTCGCTCGGGCTCGCCTGTGTGAACGACTTCGACGGCGACGGCGTGCCGGCGCCGAGCGATAATTGCCCTTACGTCAACAACCCGGAGCAGCGTGACCACAACGCGGATGGGCTTGGAGATGCGTGCCAGACACCCGACGGCAGCGATCGCGACGGTGACGGCATCGCCGATCGAGTCGACGGTTGCCCAGAGTGGCCCCTGAGCGAGACCGCGTCGGAGTGCGAGATAGACCACGACGGCGACGGCGTCGACGACCTGCACGACAACTGCCCGCGCGAGGCGAATCCCGACCAGGCTGACAGCGACGGGGACGGTCTCGGAGACGCGTGTGACTTGTGCCCGGGCGTCGGCGACCCGTGGAACCGCGACCTCGATGGCGACGGGCTGGGAGACGCGTGCGAGTCCGACCGTGACGGCGATCAGATACCCGACTCGGCTGACAACTGCCCCCATCGCTCCAACCCCTTCCAGACCGACCTCGACGGGGACGGACTGGGGGACCTCTGCGATGTCTGTGTGCTCGTGGCCGACGCGTCGAGTGACGTGCCCGGCTCCGCCTGCGCCGCGGACTTCGACGGCGACGGCGTAGGCGACGCGAGTGACAACTGCCCTCAAGCCCCCAACCCAGCTCAACTCGACAGTGACCTCGACGGCGTGGGCGACGCCTGCGACGCCGATACCGACGGTGACGGGATGCCCGACACCTGGGACAACTGCCCGTTGTTGCCGAATGCCGACCAACTCGACTCGAATGGTGACGGCATCGGGGACGCCTGCTGGACCGATACCGACAACGACACCCTGCCCGACGGACTCGACCCCTGCCCCGCCTTCTTCAGCTATTTCGGGCGTGCTTGTCCGGAGACCTGA
- a CDS encoding tetratricopeptide repeat protein, producing the protein MKVLLEILDDASQLLAALDRIDDLRPETHQKLKVLLEGLCEESTRLLRDEQAEGAEAPVSGERFERRCREWLLQRSLEALAAQNYDRALEYLEQGVETFPEDPEFSNHLGLVHWEMGDYAKASQCYAQAMAAAFPVAADGEVDWRAPENHDYLRAMEGRALTLCRLNRHEEALPLFDALANMNVVDYDGCRYMAGEIRHMTGDIKGAIEDYRLGPVEPASLYNLALAQFTDGQTEASAGTFIRAFVSNIHVFHLLSGRQVDAESCVPGYLGSRDYAGDFVHACADLWEGCDEAVSFMETCFDHPLVEAYLAQCQEDGGDAMLEHEPAAQGQASWLDALMDQRSVAGLAESVVKRFNS; encoded by the coding sequence ATGAAAGTTTTGCTCGAGATCCTCGATGACGCTTCTCAATTGCTCGCCGCCCTCGATCGCATCGACGATCTGCGGCCTGAGACCCACCAGAAGCTTAAAGTGCTTCTCGAAGGATTGTGTGAGGAGTCGACTCGCCTGCTCCGAGACGAGCAGGCCGAGGGCGCCGAAGCGCCCGTGAGTGGAGAACGCTTCGAGCGGCGGTGCAGGGAGTGGCTCCTGCAGCGGTCGCTCGAAGCGCTCGCCGCCCAAAACTACGACCGCGCGCTCGAGTATCTCGAGCAGGGCGTCGAGACCTTCCCCGAAGATCCCGAGTTCTCGAATCACCTGGGTTTGGTGCACTGGGAGATGGGCGACTACGCCAAAGCCTCGCAATGCTACGCCCAGGCGATGGCCGCCGCGTTTCCGGTGGCCGCCGACGGCGAAGTCGACTGGCGCGCCCCTGAAAACCACGACTACCTCCGCGCGATGGAGGGCAGGGCGCTGACGCTGTGCCGCCTCAATCGCCACGAAGAAGCGCTCCCCTTATTCGACGCGCTCGCCAACATGAACGTGGTCGACTACGACGGGTGCCGCTACATGGCCGGCGAAATCCGGCACATGACCGGCGATATCAAAGGCGCCATCGAAGACTACCGGCTCGGCCCCGTCGAGCCCGCCTCCCTCTACAACCTCGCGCTCGCCCAATTCACCGACGGGCAGACCGAGGCGTCCGCAGGCACTTTCATCCGTGCCTTCGTCTCCAATATCCACGTCTTTCATCTCTTGAGCGGCCGCCAGGTCGACGCCGAGAGCTGCGTGCCCGGCTATCTGGGCAGCCGCGACTACGCCGGCGACTTCGTCCATGCCTGCGCCGACCTGTGGGAAGGCTGCGACGAGGCGGTTTCGTTCATGGAGACCTGCTTCGACCACCCGCTCGTCGAAGCCTACCTCGCCCAATGCCAAGAAGACGGCGGCGACGCCATGCTCGAGCACGAGCCCGCCGCCCAGGGCCAGGCCAGCTGGCTCGACGCCCTGATGGACCAACGCAGCGTCGCCGGCCTCGCCGAAAGCGTGGTCAAACGGTTCAATTCGTAA